One genomic segment of Vicia villosa cultivar HV-30 ecotype Madison, WI unplaced genomic scaffold, Vvil1.0 ctg.001049F_1_1, whole genome shotgun sequence includes these proteins:
- the LOC131632903 gene encoding uncharacterized protein LOC131632903 — translation MVSKSVENGDYEGFNINGKCFVNILQFADDTLMVRNGSWKHIWAIKAVLMRGFELVVGLGINFHKSNLIGVNINSHFLEIATGFLSCRKEEKEFIFLEIPIGYNSRRISMWKGILTKMKNRLWCWKGRMLSFRGRLTFLKSMLFGEF, via the coding sequence ATGGTTAGTAAGTCCGTGGAGAATGGAGATTATGAGGGATTTAACATCAACGGTAAATGCTTTGTAAacatccttcaatttgcggatgacacgttAATGGTGAGAAATGGTAGTTGGAAGCACATTTGGGCTATCAAGGCAGTGTTGATGAGGGGTTTTGAGCTTGTGGTGGGATTGGGGATTAACTTTCACAAAAGTAATCTAATTGGTGTGAATATTAATTCTCATTTCTTAGAAATTGCTACTGGTTTTCTTTCTTGTAGGAAGGAAGAAAAAGAGTTCATTTTTCTTGAAATTCCTATCGGGTATAATTCTAGAAGGATCTCAATGTGGAAGGGGATTTTGACTAAGATGAAGAACCGGCTTTGGTGTTGGAAGGGTCGTATGCTAAGTTTTAGGGGTAGATTGACTTTTCTTAAATCAATGTTGTTTGGGGAGTTTTAG
- the LOC131632904 gene encoding secreted RxLR effector protein 161-like codes for MEKPKVSHLAAIKRILRYTKGTLGCGILFSATDNGGKCELLGYTDSSWCGDKDDRKSTTGYVFMFGGAPISWCSKKESVVALSSCKAEYIIASLSINLAKNPIAHGRSKHIEMHFHYLRDLVSAGQLRLGYCRSEEQVADLLTKAVLNEDFKKLLRRLGMKNVEHLN; via the exons ATGGAGAAGCCTAAAGTATCACACTTGGCTGCAATTAAGAGGATCCTTCGATACACTAAAGGAACTCTTGGTTGTGGAATTCTCTTTTCCGCAACGGATAATGGTGGTAAATGTGAATTACTTGGTTATACCGATTCAAGTTGGTGCGGAGATAAAGATGATAGAAAGTCTACGACGGGATATGTCTTTATGTTCGGCGGAGCACCAATCTCTTGGTGTTCTAAAAAGGAATCGGTAGTTGCACTCTCGTCTTGTAAGGCCGAGTATATCATTGCGTCATTGT CCATAAATCTTGCTAAAAATCCCATTGCACAtgggagaagcaagcatattgagatgcATTTTCACTACTTAAGAGATTTAGTAAGTGCAGGCCAGTTGAGGTTAGGATACTGCAGAAGTGAAGAACAAGTTGCGGACTTGTTGACGAAAGCGGTATTGAATGAAGATTTCAAGAAGCTATTGAGGAGATTGGGTATGAAGAATGTTGAGcacttgaattaa